One window of the Oncorhynchus clarkii lewisi isolate Uvic-CL-2024 chromosome 19, UVic_Ocla_1.0, whole genome shotgun sequence genome contains the following:
- the LOC139374466 gene encoding membrane progestin receptor beta-like: MHLIKFDQTQYDNTVTNLLSFPLQTDPLTSPQTSSQVPHSPYPLIPSAPNSTMPSISVSLSLKPMSSLSSFLSSLSSLPHTVRDTEVPLLFREPYILSGYRPVGHSWSFYFLSLFQIHNETINVWSHLLAGVCVALRFSVFAVMCGGGLVGLTLNGPDGLGLYLDLACLPLVYYVLSLLTYLCCSATAHLLQSHSELAHYALFFLDYVGVAVYQYGCALALYFYSSDPAWRRSRVGEVFLPAAALLAWLSCACCCFAKLSYRHPYPLHRKLCQVVPTGLAYLLDSSPVAHRLVSRTWGDDPAMTLHAIQVLLFLLAAFFFSCPMPERFFPGHCDIIGHGHQLFHFLLSLCTLTQQEAVFEDFLSRRASLTREYGECRLLVAAVSFPALVFCSVLTAVVMRRLVERRLRKEDSWGEEVERG; the protein is encoded by the exons ATGCATCTCATCAAATTCGACCAAACTCAGTATGACAACACAGTTACCAACCTGCTGTCCTTCCCTCTACAGACAGaccccctcacctcacctcaaACCTCCTCACAGGTGCCCCATTCTCCTTACCCCCTCATTCCCTCTGCCCCCAATTCCACCATGCCCAgtatatctgtctccctctccctaaaACCCATGagttccctctcctccttcctctcctctctgtcttctcttccccACACCGTCAGAGACACTGAGGTCCCCCTTCTCTTCCGTGAGCCCTACATCCTGTCTGGCTACCGGCCCGTGGGCCATTCCTGGAGCTTCTACTTCCTcagcctcttccagatacacAATGAGACAATCAACGTGTGGAGCCACTTGCTGGCCGGAGTCTGCGTTGCCCTGAGGTTCTCTGTGTTTGCTGTGATGTGTGGAGGG GGTCTCGTGGGCCTGACCCTGAATGGACCAGACGGGCTGGGTCTTTACCTGGACCTGGCCTGTCTACCACTGGTCTACTACGTCCTGTCTCTTCTGACCTACTTGTGCTGCAGCGCTACAGCCCACCTGCTCCAGTCCCACTCCGAGCTGGCCCACTATGCCCTATTCTTCCTGGACTATGTGGGAGTGGCTGTGTACCAGTATGGCTGTGCCCTGGCTCTATACTTCTACAGCTCTGATCCCGCATGGAGACGCAGTCGAGTAGGAGAG GTGTTCCTCCCTGCAGCAGCTCTCCTGGCTTGGTTGTCCTGTGCCTGCTGCTGCTTTGCCAAACTCAGTTACCGCCACCCATACCCACTCCATCGTAAGCTGTGCCAGGTCGTGCCAACCGGTCTGGCGTACCTGCTAGACAGCAGTCCTGTGGCACATAGACTGGTCAGCAGGACCTGGGGAGACGACCCTGCTATGACCCTACACGCAATACag GTGTTGCTGTTCCTCCTGGCAGCGTTCTTCTTCTCCTGTCCCATGCCTGAGCGTTTCTTTCCTGGGCACTGTGACATCATCGGCCACGGGCACCAGCTcttccacttcctcctctccctctgcacGCTGACCCAACAGGAAGCTGTGTTTGAGGACTTCCTGTCCCGGCGGGCGTCCCTGACGAGGGAGTATGGGGAGTGCCGCCTACTGGTGGCAGCCGTGTCATTTCCTGCCCTGGTGTTCTGTAGCGTGCTGACAGCTGTGGTCATGAGGAGATTGGTGGAGAGGAGGCTGAGGAAGGAGGACAGTtggggggaggaggtagagagaggatag